In the genome of Streptomyces sp. SAI-127, the window GACATCCCCCAGGTCGACCTCCTCGACCTGCCCGGCGAGTGGTTCGAGCGCGTCATGCGGGTCAACGTGTTCGGCGCCATCGTGTGCGCGAAGGCGGTCAAGGCCTCGATGGTCGAGCGCGGCGGCGGGCGGATCATCAACCAGGTGTCGGCCGGTGCGTTCATGGGCGGCGGGATCTACGGAGTGAGCAAGCTCGCGCTGGTCAACGTCACGGTCGGGCTTGCCCGTTCGCTCGGTCCGCACGGGATCAACGTCAACGCCATCGCACCGGGGCTCGTGGAGAACGAGCCCGGTTTCAAGAGCCTGCCGGCCGACCACCCGGCGCGCGCCGCGCTCGCCTCGGCCATCCCGGGCAAGAAGTCCGCCCCGGCCGATGACCTGCTCGGCACACTCCTGCTGCTCGCCTCGGACGCCGGCGTGTGGATCAACGGGCAGACCATCAGCGTCGACGGCGGCTGGGTCACCCGGCTGTGAG includes:
- a CDS encoding SDR family oxidoreductase yields the protein MNAPSSTLDRMSLGGKVAVITGGAGAIGQVYARALAEAGARVVLADLDADGAERAAKSLSADGLHALGVRVDITDRDSAAEMARQAVDAFGGIDILVNNAALMADIPQVDLLDLPGEWFERVMRVNVFGAIVCAKAVKASMVERGGGRIINQVSAGAFMGGGIYGVSKLALVNVTVGLARSLGPHGINVNAIAPGLVENEPGFKSLPADHPARAALASAIPGKKSAPADDLLGTLLLLASDAGVWINGQTISVDGGWVTRL